In the genome of Meles meles chromosome 2, mMelMel3.1 paternal haplotype, whole genome shotgun sequence, one region contains:
- the PPID gene encoding peptidyl-prolyl cis-trans isomerase D isoform X1 has translation MSHPSPKTKPSNPCNPRVFFDVDIGGERVGRIVLELFADIVPKTAENFRALCTGEKGVGPTTGKPLHFKGCPFHRIIKKFMIQGGDFSNQNGTGGESIYGEKFEDENFYYKHDQEGLLSMANAGCNTNGSQFFITTVPTPHLDGKHVVFGQVIKGMGVARILENIEVKGEKPAKLCIIAECGELKEGDDWGIYPKDGSGDSHPDFPEDADIDLKDVNKILLIAEDVKNIGNTFFKSQNWEMAVKKYTKVLRYVEGSKAVTEQADRSKLQPIALSCVLNIGACKLKMSNWQGAIDSCLEALEIDPSNTKALYRRAQGWQGLKEYDQALADLKKAQEIAPEDKGKLTVFTVKVHFVLLRIYLYEPLYSMPLRYLFNRYYIRTLTGTDHTAVNKSGSLPSKELTF, from the exons ATGTCGCACCCGTCCCCGAAAACTAAGCCTTCCAACCCCTGTAACCCCAGAGTCTTCTTTGACGTGGACATCGGAGGGGAGCGAG ttggtCGCATTGTCTTAGAATTGTTTGCAGATATTGTACCCAAAACTGCAGAAAATTTTCGTGCATTGTGTACAGGAGAAAAAGGCGTTGGACCCACCACTGGGAAACCTCTCCATTTCAAAGGATGCCCTTTCCATCGAA ttATTAAGAAATTTATGATTCAGGGTGGAGACTTCTCAAATCAAAACGGGACAGGTGGAGAAAGTATTTATGGTGAAAAATTTGAAGATGAAAATTTCTATTATAAG CATGATCAGGAAGGTTTACTGAGCATGGCAAATGCAGGCTGCAATACAAATGGTTCTCAGTTCTTTATCACAACAGTCCCAACTCCTCACTTGGATGGGAAACATGTGGTATTTGGCCAAGTAATTAAAGGAATGGGTGTGGCAAGGATACTGGAAAACATAGAAGTGAAAGGTGAAAAACCTGCCAAA TTGTGCATTATTGCAGAATGCGGAGAATTGAAGGAAGGGGATGATTGGGGGATATACCCAAAAGATGGCTCTGGTGACAGTCATCCAGACTTCCCTGAGGACGCAGATATAGATTTAAAAGAT gtaaataaaattttactaataGCTGAAGATgtaaaaaatattggaaatactTTTTTCAAATCTCAGAACTGGGAAATGGCcgtaaaaaaatatacaaaagttttaag GTATGTGGAAGGTTCAAAGGCTGTTACTGAGCAAGCAGATAGATCAAAGCTACAACCTATAGCTTTAAGCTGCGTGCTGAATATTGGTGCTTGTAAACTGAAGATGTCAAATTGGCAGGGAGCAATCGACAGTTGTTTGGAG GCTCTTGAAATAGACCCATCCAATACCAAAGCATTGTACCGTAGAGCTCAAGGATGGCAAGGATTAAAAGAATATGATCAAGCACTG GCTGATCTTAAGAAAGCTCAGGAGATAGCACCAGAAGATAAAGGTAAGTTGACGGTGTTTACGGTAAAAGTTCATTTTGTCTTGTTAAGAATTTATCTTTATGAACCACTGTATTCTATGCCACTTAGATATTTGTTCAACAGATACTACATAAGGACTCTTACTGGCACTGATCATACTGCAGTGAACAAGTCTGGTTCTCTGCCCTCAaaagagcttacattctag
- the PPID gene encoding peptidyl-prolyl cis-trans isomerase D isoform X2: protein MSHPSPKTKPSNPCNPRVFFDVDIGGERVGRIVLELFADIVPKTAENFRALCTGEKGVGPTTGKPLHFKGCPFHRIIKKFMIQGGDFSNQNGTGGESIYGEKFEDENFYYKHDQEGLLSMANAGCNTNGSQFFITTVPTPHLDGKHVVFGQVIKGMGVARILENIEVKGEKPAKLCIIAECGELKEGDDWGIYPKDGSGDSHPDFPEDADIDLKDVNKILLIAEDVKNIGNTFFKSQNWEMAVKKYTKVLRYVEGSKAVTEQADRSKLQPIALSCVLNIGACKLKMSNWQGAIDSCLEALEIDPSNTKALYRRAQGWQGLKEYDQALADLKKAQEIAPEDKAIQAELLKVKQKIKAQKDKEKAAYAKMFA, encoded by the exons ATGTCGCACCCGTCCCCGAAAACTAAGCCTTCCAACCCCTGTAACCCCAGAGTCTTCTTTGACGTGGACATCGGAGGGGAGCGAG ttggtCGCATTGTCTTAGAATTGTTTGCAGATATTGTACCCAAAACTGCAGAAAATTTTCGTGCATTGTGTACAGGAGAAAAAGGCGTTGGACCCACCACTGGGAAACCTCTCCATTTCAAAGGATGCCCTTTCCATCGAA ttATTAAGAAATTTATGATTCAGGGTGGAGACTTCTCAAATCAAAACGGGACAGGTGGAGAAAGTATTTATGGTGAAAAATTTGAAGATGAAAATTTCTATTATAAG CATGATCAGGAAGGTTTACTGAGCATGGCAAATGCAGGCTGCAATACAAATGGTTCTCAGTTCTTTATCACAACAGTCCCAACTCCTCACTTGGATGGGAAACATGTGGTATTTGGCCAAGTAATTAAAGGAATGGGTGTGGCAAGGATACTGGAAAACATAGAAGTGAAAGGTGAAAAACCTGCCAAA TTGTGCATTATTGCAGAATGCGGAGAATTGAAGGAAGGGGATGATTGGGGGATATACCCAAAAGATGGCTCTGGTGACAGTCATCCAGACTTCCCTGAGGACGCAGATATAGATTTAAAAGAT gtaaataaaattttactaataGCTGAAGATgtaaaaaatattggaaatactTTTTTCAAATCTCAGAACTGGGAAATGGCcgtaaaaaaatatacaaaagttttaag GTATGTGGAAGGTTCAAAGGCTGTTACTGAGCAAGCAGATAGATCAAAGCTACAACCTATAGCTTTAAGCTGCGTGCTGAATATTGGTGCTTGTAAACTGAAGATGTCAAATTGGCAGGGAGCAATCGACAGTTGTTTGGAG GCTCTTGAAATAGACCCATCCAATACCAAAGCATTGTACCGTAGAGCTCAAGGATGGCAAGGATTAAAAGAATATGATCAAGCACTG GCTGATCTTAAGAAAGCTCAGGAGATAGCACCAGAAGATAAAG ctaTCCAGGCAGAGTTGCTGAAAGTCAAACAGAAGATAAAGgcacagaaagataaagagaaagcaGCATATGCAAAAATGTTTGCCTAA
- the ETFDH gene encoding electron transfer flavoprotein-ubiquinone oxidoreductase, mitochondrial isoform X2: protein MLVRLAKLSCPAYQCFHALKIKKNHLPLCHTRWSSTSVVPRITTHYTIYPRDKDKRWEGVNMERFAEEADVVIVGAGPAGLSAAVRLKQLATKHEKDIRVCLVEKAAQIGAHTLSGACLDPRAFEELFPDWKEKGAPLNTPVTEDRFGILTEKYRIPVPILPGLPMNNHGNYIVRLGHLVSWMGEQAEALGVEVYPGYAAAEVLFHEDGSVKGIATNDVGIQKDGAPKLWIIDEKKWKPGRVDHTVGWPLDRHTYGGSFLYHLNEGEPLVALGFVVGLDYQNPYLSPFREFQRWKHHPSIQPTLEGGKRIAYGARALNEGGFQSIPKLTFPGGLLIGCSPGFMNVPKIKGTHTAMKSGILAAESIFNQLTNESLQSKTIGLHVTEYEDNIKKSWVWKELYTVRNIRPSCHGVLGVYGGMIYTGVFYWIFRGMEPWTLKHKGSDSDQLKPAKDCTPIEYPKPDGQISFDLLSSVALSGTNHEHDQPAHLTLKDDSIPVNRNLSIYDGPEQRFCPAGVYEFVPLEQGDGFRLQINAQNCVHCKTCDIKDPSQNINWVVPEGGGGPAYNGM from the exons CATATCAGTGCTTTCATgccttaaaaattaagaaaaatcatcTACCTCTGTGTCATACAAGATGGTCTTCAACTTCTGTTGTACCTCGAATTACTACCCACTATACTATTTATCCCCGGGATAAAGACAAGCGATGGGAAG gaGTGAACATGGAGAGGTTTGCAGAAGAAGCAGATGTAGTTATAGTTGGTGCAGGCCCTGCAGGACTCTCTGCAGCTGTTCGTCTAAAGCAGTTGGCTACTAAACATGAAAAGGACATCCGTGTGTGTCTAGTAGAGAAAGCTGCTCAAATAGGAGCGCATACTCTCTCAGGGGCTTGCCTTGATCCACGTGCTTTTGAAGAATTATTCCCAGACTGGAAGGAGAAGGGA gcTCCACTTAACACTCCTGTAACAGAAGACAGATTTGGAATTTTAACAGAGAAATACAGAATTCCTGTGCCAATTCTTCCAG GTCTTCCAATGAATAATCATGGCAATTACATTGTACGCTTGGGACATTTAGTAAGTTGGATGGGAGAACAAGCAGAAGCCCTTGGTGTTGAAGTATATCCTGGCTATGCTGCTGCTGAG gTTCTTTTTCATGAAGATGGCAGTGTAAAAGGAATTGCCACTAATGACGTAGGGATACAAAAGGATGGTGCACCCAAG ttatggATTATTGATGAAAAGAAGTGGAAACCAGGGAGAGTGGATCACACTGTTGGCTGGCCCTTGGATAGACATACTTATGGAGGCTCCTTCCTCTACCATTTAAATGAAGGCGAACCCCTGGTAGCCCTTGGTTTTGTG gttGGTCTAGACTACCAGAATCCATATTTGAGTCCATTTAGAGAGTTCCAAAGGTGGAAACACCATCCCAGCATTCAGCCAACATTGGAAGGTGGAAAAAGGATTGCATATGGAGCCAGAGCCCTGAATGAAGGTGGCTTTCAG TCTATACCAAAACTCACCTTTCCTGGTGGCTTACTAATTGGTTGTAGTCCTGGTTTCATGAATGTTCCCAAGATCAAAGGTACCCACACAGCAATGAAAAGTGGAATTTTGGCAGCAGAGTCTATTTTTAATCAACTAACTAATGAAAGTCTCCAATCAAAGACAATAG GACTTCATGTAACTGAGTATGAAGACAATATAAAGAAATCATGGGTGTGGAAAGAGCTGTATACAGTTAGAAATATACGACCATCCTGCCATGGAGTACTGGGCGTATATGGTGGGATGATTTACACTGGAGTCTTTTACTGGATATTTAGAGGAATGGAGCCATGGACTCTAAAACATAAAG GTTCCGACTCTGATCAGCTCAAGCCAGCGAAGGACTGCACACCTATTGAGTATCCAAAACCCGATGGACAGATTAGTTTTGACCTTTTGTCATCTGTGGCTCTGAGTGGTACTAATCATGAACATGACCAGCCAGCACATTTAACCTTAAAGGACGACAGTATTCCTGTAAATAGAAATCTGTCAATATATGATGGACCAGAGCAGCGATTCTGCCCTGCAG GAGTTTATGAATTTGTACCTTTGGAACAAGGTGATGGATTTCGGTTACAGATAAATGCTCAGAACTGCGTGCACTGTAAAACATGTGATATTAAAGACCCAAGTCAAAATATTAACTGGGTGGTACCCGAAGGTGGTGGAGGACCTGCTTACAATGGAATGTAA
- the ETFDH gene encoding electron transfer flavoprotein-ubiquinone oxidoreductase, mitochondrial isoform X1 translates to MLVRLAKLSCPAYQCFHALKIKKNHLPLCHTRWSSTSVVPRITTHYTIYPRDKDKRWEGVNMERFAEEADVVIVGAGPAGLSAAVRLKQLATKHEKDIRVCLVEKAAQIGAHTLSGACLDPRAFEELFPDWKEKGAPLNTPVTEDRFGILTEKYRIPVPILPGLPMNNHGNYIVRLGHLVSWMGEQAEALGVEVYPGYAAAEVLFHEDGSVKGIATNDVGIQKDGAPKTTFERGLELHAKVTVFAEGCHGHLAKQLYKKFDLRASCEPQTYGIGLKELWIIDEKKWKPGRVDHTVGWPLDRHTYGGSFLYHLNEGEPLVALGFVVGLDYQNPYLSPFREFQRWKHHPSIQPTLEGGKRIAYGARALNEGGFQSIPKLTFPGGLLIGCSPGFMNVPKIKGTHTAMKSGILAAESIFNQLTNESLQSKTIGLHVTEYEDNIKKSWVWKELYTVRNIRPSCHGVLGVYGGMIYTGVFYWIFRGMEPWTLKHKGSDSDQLKPAKDCTPIEYPKPDGQISFDLLSSVALSGTNHEHDQPAHLTLKDDSIPVNRNLSIYDGPEQRFCPAGVYEFVPLEQGDGFRLQINAQNCVHCKTCDIKDPSQNINWVVPEGGGGPAYNGM, encoded by the exons CATATCAGTGCTTTCATgccttaaaaattaagaaaaatcatcTACCTCTGTGTCATACAAGATGGTCTTCAACTTCTGTTGTACCTCGAATTACTACCCACTATACTATTTATCCCCGGGATAAAGACAAGCGATGGGAAG gaGTGAACATGGAGAGGTTTGCAGAAGAAGCAGATGTAGTTATAGTTGGTGCAGGCCCTGCAGGACTCTCTGCAGCTGTTCGTCTAAAGCAGTTGGCTACTAAACATGAAAAGGACATCCGTGTGTGTCTAGTAGAGAAAGCTGCTCAAATAGGAGCGCATACTCTCTCAGGGGCTTGCCTTGATCCACGTGCTTTTGAAGAATTATTCCCAGACTGGAAGGAGAAGGGA gcTCCACTTAACACTCCTGTAACAGAAGACAGATTTGGAATTTTAACAGAGAAATACAGAATTCCTGTGCCAATTCTTCCAG GTCTTCCAATGAATAATCATGGCAATTACATTGTACGCTTGGGACATTTAGTAAGTTGGATGGGAGAACAAGCAGAAGCCCTTGGTGTTGAAGTATATCCTGGCTATGCTGCTGCTGAG gTTCTTTTTCATGAAGATGGCAGTGTAAAAGGAATTGCCACTAATGACGTAGGGATACAAAAGGATGGTGCACCCAAG acAACATTTGAGAGAGGACTAGAACTACATGCAAAAGTCACAGTTTTTGCAGAGGGTTGCCATGGACATCTAGCCAAGCAACTATATAAGAAGTTTGATTTGAGAGCCAGTTGTGAACCCCAAACCTATGGAATTGGACTGAAGGAG ttatggATTATTGATGAAAAGAAGTGGAAACCAGGGAGAGTGGATCACACTGTTGGCTGGCCCTTGGATAGACATACTTATGGAGGCTCCTTCCTCTACCATTTAAATGAAGGCGAACCCCTGGTAGCCCTTGGTTTTGTG gttGGTCTAGACTACCAGAATCCATATTTGAGTCCATTTAGAGAGTTCCAAAGGTGGAAACACCATCCCAGCATTCAGCCAACATTGGAAGGTGGAAAAAGGATTGCATATGGAGCCAGAGCCCTGAATGAAGGTGGCTTTCAG TCTATACCAAAACTCACCTTTCCTGGTGGCTTACTAATTGGTTGTAGTCCTGGTTTCATGAATGTTCCCAAGATCAAAGGTACCCACACAGCAATGAAAAGTGGAATTTTGGCAGCAGAGTCTATTTTTAATCAACTAACTAATGAAAGTCTCCAATCAAAGACAATAG GACTTCATGTAACTGAGTATGAAGACAATATAAAGAAATCATGGGTGTGGAAAGAGCTGTATACAGTTAGAAATATACGACCATCCTGCCATGGAGTACTGGGCGTATATGGTGGGATGATTTACACTGGAGTCTTTTACTGGATATTTAGAGGAATGGAGCCATGGACTCTAAAACATAAAG GTTCCGACTCTGATCAGCTCAAGCCAGCGAAGGACTGCACACCTATTGAGTATCCAAAACCCGATGGACAGATTAGTTTTGACCTTTTGTCATCTGTGGCTCTGAGTGGTACTAATCATGAACATGACCAGCCAGCACATTTAACCTTAAAGGACGACAGTATTCCTGTAAATAGAAATCTGTCAATATATGATGGACCAGAGCAGCGATTCTGCCCTGCAG GAGTTTATGAATTTGTACCTTTGGAACAAGGTGATGGATTTCGGTTACAGATAAATGCTCAGAACTGCGTGCACTGTAAAACATGTGATATTAAAGACCCAAGTCAAAATATTAACTGGGTGGTACCCGAAGGTGGTGGAGGACCTGCTTACAATGGAATGTAA